From Acidobacteriota bacterium, one genomic window encodes:
- a CDS encoding aspartate ammonia-lyase, with protein MSKKRSETDSLGVVEVPASALYGAQTTRAVANFPISGLRPSPFLIRALAMIKLAAAEANAELGLITPEQGRAIAQAAQEVLDGKHHEHFVVDVFQAGAGVSLHMNTNEVLANRAGQILGEPLGTYKKVHPNDHVNYGQSTNDVFATAMRLSALLALEDLYLVLDSLTSSFSKKADEFKDILKAGRTHMQDAVPITLGQEFKAYAVAVKEASVAIRRNAVTLHSLGLGGSAVGTGINTHPDYRARAVAKLAKIAKLELHSAYDLRYAMQSCAPMAEVSGALRTLALEMIRISNDLRLLSSGPNTGLNEIHLPSLQPGSSIMPGKVNPVLPELTAMVCFQVVGNDTATAMAVQAGQLELNVMMPAMAHNTLQSITILTNTLRELDVHCIQGITANKERNAFYASSTIALATALNPYIGYRKAAELVKESVASGRSIVEIAREKKLLSEEQIAEILDPKNMTEPHAKIT; from the coding sequence ATGTCGAAAAAGCGTAGTGAGACCGACTCGTTAGGTGTAGTTGAAGTCCCCGCCTCTGCCCTCTACGGAGCGCAGACCACACGAGCTGTAGCCAACTTTCCCATCAGCGGCCTGAGGCCGAGCCCGTTCCTCATCCGCGCGCTGGCGATGATCAAGCTCGCGGCAGCGGAGGCCAACGCCGAGCTTGGCCTCATCACGCCGGAGCAGGGAAGGGCCATCGCGCAGGCGGCGCAGGAGGTGCTCGACGGCAAGCACCATGAGCACTTCGTCGTCGACGTCTTCCAGGCGGGGGCGGGCGTGAGCCTGCACATGAACACCAACGAGGTGCTCGCCAACCGCGCCGGGCAGATTCTGGGCGAGCCGTTGGGCACCTACAAGAAGGTCCACCCCAACGACCACGTCAACTATGGCCAGTCGACCAACGACGTCTTCGCCACGGCTATGCGGCTCTCGGCGCTGCTGGCGCTCGAAGATCTGTATCTGGTTCTGGATAGCTTGACGTCAAGCTTTTCCAAAAAGGCCGACGAGTTCAAAGACATCCTCAAGGCTGGCCGCACCCACATGCAGGACGCCGTGCCTATCACCCTCGGGCAGGAGTTCAAAGCCTACGCTGTCGCAGTCAAAGAGGCGTCTGTTGCGATCCGACGCAACGCCGTTACGCTGCACTCGCTCGGCCTCGGAGGCTCGGCGGTTGGGACGGGGATCAACACCCATCCCGACTACCGCGCCCGGGCCGTGGCGAAGCTGGCGAAGATCGCGAAGCTGGAGCTGCACTCCGCCTACGACCTGCGGTATGCCATGCAGTCCTGCGCGCCGATGGCCGAGGTCTCGGGAGCGCTGCGCACGCTGGCGCTGGAGATGATCCGCATCTCCAATGACTTACGGCTGCTGTCTTCGGGGCCGAACACCGGCCTCAACGAGATTCATCTGCCCAGCCTGCAACCCGGCTCGAGCATCATGCCGGGCAAGGTCAACCCCGTTCTTCCGGAGCTGACCGCGATGGTCTGCTTTCAGGTCGTCGGCAATGACACGGCGACCGCGATGGCGGTGCAGGCGGGGCAGCTTGAGCTGAACGTGATGATGCCCGCGATGGCTCACAACACGCTTCAGTCGATCACTATTCTTACCAACACGCTGCGTGAGCTGGATGTGCATTGTATTCAGGGGATTACGGCCAACAAGGAGCGCAACGCCTTCTACGCCTCCAGCACCATTGCGCTGGCGACTGCGCTCAACCCATACATCGGTTACCGCAAGGCGGCGGAGCTGGTGAAGGAGTCGGTCGCGTCGGGGCGGTCGATTGTGGAAATCGCGCGCGAGAAGAAGCTGTTGAGCGAGGAGCAGATCGCCGAGATTCTCGACCCAAAGAATATGACCGAACCCCATGCCAAAATTACTTAG
- a CDS encoding Ig-like domain repeat protein, producing MNLVSLVSIAPTRACRSLCPAHATLDGVRSLLLVAMSVAILLLTGTRALRAQSTIHVPADQPTIQAAIDAAQNGDTVLVAPGTYYENLLVQNKSITVRSDKGAALTILDGGKKNVVASIYASVGFNITLDGFTIQNGATSLSPSNGGIVAYGFATIQNNIIRSNWGYGITVQGGSVNILNNHVITTAPSASQGYCYVYALNGINLVSNMLAGQITQVQTRISGNLIEGDGTFCSGPGIGVTATSPVLIENNIVRGTTRGIGVSDGQRADDDVHVIVRQNLIYNNRYGGLYFDYFPFFGSTPYGVAPVTMVATNNTLYNNVTSGTYYDNTGGGPLAEVVLGDFYSRMALFNNLIIGNSSVSPVINCSSTGGVSSVNRTPPIFDHNDIYNAQPSSAALFLNDCGYAASFIGLNGNISANPLFASSTDLHLSRSSPSVDAANNSAFGIADTDPDGNPRVQDAKGIGYPVIDMGAYEASGSQAPAISTLTLTPSTYYQLRPEPITLTAILRSPSGPVSAPITFLQDDVPLPPVNADATGTATISLPKLPAGIYRFTASYAGSTSLSPATSTVVYVRVPAPQSTLVLTPSPNPAAYKQSVTFTATVTSTASPTSPPSGIVAFTESASILSNQALVPGTGNTAVATYSTSTLTPGVHNITATFSPTPRFDGDSQTVQVSITGNSTCGTLVSSANPGTLGQSITFTSSVVNTCGGLAPPTGLVYLSDGTKLIGAVSLTAISGTASAASFSTSSLTFGTHTLTAAFRLDQGPQTITAALLQVVNLPTSTGITASPNPAAPGSSVAITATVKSPSSIPTGTVTILDGAAPIASLPLDAQGNATLNTSALAIGVHSLSATYSGDATHTGSTSAPLLETIQLPPDFTLALSNPQLTIQTQHHATTSVTLSSLNGFADSVSLACGTLPQYVSCSFTPSTSALASGGSASVVLSVDTDSVPGYAMRLDPTRRSVATLAVLLCPVGLLSFVGLRSRVRSRVRLCGLFLAFACIAGILNGCGGKGASGSVPPVRIPPSATPGTYTIPVTATGTTAGITRTVQLTLTVTP from the coding sequence ATGAATCTTGTATCACTTGTATCAATCGCCCCGACACGGGCCTGCCGGTCGCTTTGCCCTGCCCACGCAACACTGGACGGCGTCAGATCTCTGCTGCTCGTTGCCATGTCCGTCGCGATTCTTCTTTTGACGGGAACGCGGGCTCTCCGTGCGCAGAGTACGATACATGTTCCAGCAGACCAACCCACCATACAGGCTGCCATCGATGCGGCTCAGAATGGCGACACTGTCCTGGTTGCGCCTGGCACGTACTACGAAAATCTCCTGGTTCAGAACAAATCGATTACTGTCCGAAGCGACAAAGGAGCAGCGCTGACGATCCTGGACGGCGGCAAAAAGAATGTGGTCGCTAGTATTTACGCCAGTGTTGGGTTCAACATTACCCTCGACGGCTTCACCATCCAGAACGGAGCCACTTCGCTTTCACCCTCTAATGGCGGAATCGTTGCATACGGCTTTGCCACCATTCAGAACAACATCATCCGCTCAAACTGGGGTTATGGCATCACTGTTCAAGGCGGAAGCGTAAACATCCTCAATAACCATGTCATCACAACCGCTCCAAGTGCCAGCCAAGGTTACTGCTATGTGTACGCGCTGAACGGCATCAATCTGGTCAGCAACATGCTCGCTGGTCAGATTACGCAGGTGCAGACTCGCATCAGCGGCAACCTCATCGAAGGCGATGGCACCTTCTGTTCTGGCCCGGGCATAGGCGTGACCGCTACCAGTCCCGTTCTCATCGAGAACAACATAGTACGCGGAACTACCAGAGGAATTGGTGTAAGCGATGGCCAGCGCGCCGATGACGATGTGCACGTCATTGTTCGTCAGAACCTGATCTATAACAACCGCTACGGCGGTTTGTATTTTGATTATTTTCCCTTCTTTGGTTCTACCCCTTATGGCGTAGCGCCGGTTACCATGGTCGCCACCAACAACACCCTCTACAACAACGTCACTTCCGGTACGTATTACGACAACACAGGTGGCGGCCCACTCGCCGAGGTTGTTCTCGGCGATTTTTACTCGCGGATGGCCTTGTTCAACAACCTAATCATTGGCAATTCCTCCGTCTCCCCTGTCATCAATTGCTCTTCCACAGGAGGAGTATCCAGCGTCAATCGAACTCCGCCCATCTTCGACCACAATGACATTTACAACGCGCAACCTTCCTCTGCTGCGCTCTTTCTGAACGATTGCGGATACGCCGCATCCTTTATCGGACTCAACGGCAACATCTCCGCAAATCCGCTCTTTGCCTCTTCCACGGACCTGCATTTGAGCCGTTCATCGCCGTCAGTCGACGCTGCGAATAATTCGGCCTTCGGCATTGCCGACACTGATCCCGATGGAAACCCACGCGTGCAGGATGCAAAAGGCATCGGCTATCCCGTAATCGACATGGGTGCTTACGAAGCCTCAGGCTCCCAGGCTCCGGCCATTTCCACCCTTACACTTACCCCCTCTACCTACTATCAGCTCAGGCCGGAGCCAATTACCCTGACCGCGATTCTGCGCTCGCCCAGCGGCCCCGTCTCTGCTCCCATCACCTTTCTTCAGGATGATGTTCCTCTCCCTCCCGTCAATGCTGACGCAACCGGCACCGCGACGATCAGTCTCCCCAAACTCCCGGCAGGCATCTACCGGTTCACCGCAAGCTACGCCGGCTCTACGTCTCTTTCTCCTGCAACAAGCACCGTCGTTTATGTGCGTGTTCCGGCGCCGCAGTCAACCCTTGTTCTCACCCCGTCCCCCAATCCCGCGGCTTACAAGCAATCGGTTACTTTTACGGCCACCGTCACCAGCACCGCGTCTCCTACCTCGCCACCCTCCGGCATCGTGGCATTCACTGAAAGTGCTTCTATCCTCTCCAACCAAGCCCTGGTGCCGGGCACGGGCAACACAGCCGTAGCTACGTATTCCACCAGTACCCTTACTCCAGGCGTTCACAACATCACCGCCACCTTTTCTCCCACACCGAGATTCGATGGGGACAGCCAGACTGTGCAGGTAAGCATCACCGGCAACTCGACATGTGGCACTCTGGTCTCCTCCGCCAATCCAGGGACCCTTGGCCAGTCCATCACCTTTACCTCCTCGGTCGTCAACACTTGCGGCGGCCTAGCTCCTCCTACCGGATTGGTGTACTTGAGCGACGGTACAAAACTAATTGGAGCAGTGTCATTGACCGCAATAAGCGGTACAGCATCAGCCGCGTCTTTTTCTACCAGCAGCCTGACCTTTGGTACGCATACGCTTACTGCCGCATTTCGGCTTGACCAAGGGCCACAAACCATCACAGCGGCCCTGTTACAGGTCGTCAACCTCCCAACCAGTACAGGCATCACGGCCTCGCCCAACCCGGCAGCTCCCGGCAGCAGCGTCGCCATCACCGCCACGGTGAAAAGTCCCTCAAGTATCCCTACTGGAACTGTCACCATCCTCGACGGTGCTGCACCGATTGCCTCACTCCCTCTCGATGCCCAAGGGAATGCAACACTGAACACATCCGCTCTCGCCATCGGCGTGCACTCGCTCAGTGCCACCTACTCTGGCGATGCGACGCACACCGGAAGCACATCAGCCCCATTGCTCGAGACCATACAGCTTCCCCCAGACTTTACGCTCGCTCTCTCGAACCCACAGTTGACGATCCAGACCCAGCACCACGCAACCACTTCAGTGACGCTCTCCAGCCTCAATGGCTTCGCTGACAGTGTCTCGCTCGCCTGCGGCACGCTCCCCCAGTACGTCAGCTGCAGCTTTACCCCGTCCACATCCGCACTCGCCTCGGGAGGATCAGCTTCTGTTGTCTTGTCCGTGGACACCGATTCTGTTCCTGGCTACGCCATGCGTTTAGATCCCACTCGCCGTTCAGTGGCAACCCTGGCGGTTCTGCTCTGCCCGGTCGGATTGCTCTCTTTCGTAGGACTTCGCTCCCGCGTGCGATCAAGAGTACGCCTCTGCGGCCTCTTCCTAGCGTTCGCCTGTATCGCCGGGATACTTAACGGCTGCGGAGGCAAAGGCGCTTCAGGCAGCGTTCCACCCGTCAGGATTCCGCCATCGGCGACGCCGGGCACATATACGATACCGGTTACAGCGACCGGCACGACCGCCGGAATTACTCGAACCGTGCAGCTGACCTTAACCGTAACACCGTAG
- a CDS encoding cytochrome c — protein MAKLFWGFLLGVTAVAVGGFLYLRFSALPVAVADKAFPFEKELVRLPLHSRIDREKKDPPFGVSEDVFEAGAHIYKAQCASCHGTPGHDVVFAAKMYPSAPQLWKKHEKSEVVGVSDDEPGETYWRVANGIRLTGMPSYKGTLSETEMWQVSLLLKNADKEMPDPVKQILEGQ, from the coding sequence ATGGCGAAGCTGTTTTGGGGTTTTCTGCTGGGAGTGACGGCTGTAGCAGTTGGCGGATTTCTCTATCTGCGTTTTTCAGCATTGCCGGTTGCGGTAGCAGATAAGGCATTTCCGTTTGAAAAGGAGCTGGTTCGCCTGCCGCTGCACAGCCGCATCGATCGCGAGAAGAAAGACCCTCCGTTTGGGGTAAGCGAAGATGTCTTTGAGGCGGGTGCGCATATCTATAAAGCACAGTGTGCGAGCTGCCACGGAACTCCCGGCCACGACGTAGTTTTTGCGGCGAAGATGTATCCATCGGCACCCCAGCTTTGGAAGAAGCATGAGAAGTCCGAAGTGGTGGGCGTAAGTGATGACGAGCCCGGCGAGACCTATTGGCGGGTTGCTAATGGTATCCGGCTTACCGGTATGCCGTCGTATAAGGGCACACTCTCAGAGACCGAGATGTGGCAGGTGAGTCTGCTGCTGAAGAATGCGGACAAGGAGATGCCTGACCCGGTGAAGCAGATTCTGGAAGGACAGTAG
- a CDS encoding cytochrome c: MARKSGKGSGAGKVFMGFLLGVAGAAGAGYAWLHYGENPSALRGKLPSMPAGLTGESSGPDHSGDPSKTAVESAKKTPPFGTSEDVFEGGAHVYRARCASCHGTPGHDATLGGHSLPASPQLWKKGKGGAIGVSAKDPGDIYTQIAHGRHKAGMAPFATTLPDTQIWQVTLLLKNAGTELPDPVINILEGK; the protein is encoded by the coding sequence ATGGCAAGAAAGAGCGGCAAGGGCAGCGGCGCGGGGAAGGTCTTCATGGGGTTCCTGCTTGGTGTGGCAGGGGCGGCAGGGGCGGGGTATGCCTGGCTGCACTATGGAGAGAACCCGTCTGCTCTGCGAGGCAAGCTGCCGTCGATGCCCGCGGGGCTGACCGGGGAGTCTTCTGGCCCCGATCATTCGGGCGATCCGTCGAAGACTGCGGTTGAGTCGGCGAAGAAGACCCCGCCGTTTGGGACCAGCGAGGATGTCTTCGAGGGTGGGGCGCACGTCTATCGCGCCCGGTGTGCGAGCTGCCATGGGACGCCCGGACACGATGCGACGCTGGGCGGTCACTCACTGCCTGCGTCACCCCAGTTGTGGAAGAAAGGGAAGGGAGGGGCTATCGGTGTGAGCGCAAAAGATCCCGGCGACATATACACGCAGATCGCTCACGGACGGCATAAGGCCGGGATGGCTCCGTTCGCCACAACGCTTCCCGACACGCAGATATGGCAGGTTACGCTTCTGCTGAAAAATGCCGGTACAGAACTGCCCGATCCGGTGATAAACATTCTGGAAGGCAAATAG
- a CDS encoding GvpL/GvpF family gas vesicle protein, which translates to MAWYAYCIAERLAFPELSRHRRPMPLTGVTGLFGNQTFLFPASDLAVIVSEHSAEDSARMDQQSQKDHARVIADCFKHSTVLPFRFGTTFQDDDSLRRSVRSNQRHFLANVERLRGKAEMHLKVLVDDICPGTAFRDMTVGQQYLTSLRESASRQRERQSKARALSVQMHRMFLPLAEEITCKRMESGKMLLDIAHLIDNKTIERYQNKYTSALQQMKECQMQLSGPWPPYHFVHRSNTHQHA; encoded by the coding sequence ATGGCTTGGTATGCCTATTGCATCGCAGAGAGACTGGCCTTTCCGGAGCTGAGCCGTCATCGCCGGCCGATGCCACTTACCGGAGTCACGGGCCTGTTTGGCAATCAAACATTTCTTTTTCCCGCCAGTGACCTGGCGGTCATTGTCTCCGAGCACAGCGCAGAAGACAGCGCCCGTATGGATCAACAATCGCAAAAAGACCACGCCCGGGTCATTGCGGACTGCTTCAAACACTCTACGGTTCTGCCATTCCGGTTTGGAACGACATTTCAGGATGACGACTCGCTTCGCCGCTCTGTCCGGTCGAACCAGCGGCATTTTTTAGCGAATGTCGAGCGGCTGCGGGGCAAGGCGGAGATGCACCTGAAGGTGCTGGTCGACGACATCTGCCCGGGAACGGCCTTCCGGGATATGACGGTGGGTCAGCAGTACCTGACGAGTCTGCGCGAGAGCGCGAGCCGTCAGAGGGAGCGCCAGTCGAAGGCGCGTGCCCTCTCGGTGCAGATGCACCGGATGTTCCTGCCGCTGGCAGAGGAGATTACCTGCAAGCGGATGGAGTCGGGCAAGATGCTTCTCGATATCGCCCACCTGATCGATAACAAGACGATCGAGCGGTATCAGAACAAGTACACGTCGGCGCTGCAACAGATGAAAGAGTGCCAGATGCAGCTCTCTGGTCCCTGGCCGCCGTATCACTTTGTGCATCGGTCGAATACGCATCAGCACGCGTAG
- a CDS encoding DUF481 domain-containing protein — MTPSKKKLLPLCVRGLASLTLGLISFLSASPTPVLAQSPSTKPAPPPPDVVVFKNGDQLTGKLERSVGTSLVFKSDAVGEVTIPLDKVKEMRSASNFVVLKKDEKITRQPRQATAITMVDDSVRETASGETIPSKNIAYIVDGATYNKELNGNPGPFKGWNGSITGGATVLQSTSYGQTFTLGTSLVRTIPEAAYLPLRTRSTFNLLETYGKLTQPVIPNPTNLPDSVAKTNIFHTDFEHDKYFTSRFYMLGGVSYDHNFSQGLALQQIYGAGAGYTILLDSVQQLDAKADVHYERQHFTQYPLPAVSSPDQNLIGSTFGEAYKRTLPGKILFTQSGTYIQSWNNTNAWSTIGAFGLALPVYHRFSLSVNFLDNYLNNPAIGFKKNSMQFITGVTYTLR; from the coding sequence ATGACACCTTCCAAGAAAAAACTTTTGCCTCTCTGCGTTCGCGGGCTGGCCTCCCTTACCCTGGGCCTGATCTCCTTTCTCTCCGCAAGTCCCACCCCCGTTCTCGCCCAGAGCCCGTCCACCAAGCCCGCTCCCCCGCCCCCCGACGTCGTCGTCTTCAAGAACGGCGACCAGTTGACCGGCAAGCTCGAGCGCAGCGTCGGCACCAGTCTCGTCTTCAAGAGCGATGCCGTCGGCGAAGTGACCATCCCCCTCGACAAGGTCAAAGAGATGCGCTCGGCCAGCAACTTCGTGGTCCTGAAGAAAGACGAGAAGATCACCCGGCAGCCCAGGCAGGCCACCGCCATCACCATGGTCGACGACTCCGTCAGGGAAACCGCCTCGGGCGAGACCATTCCCTCGAAAAACATCGCCTATATCGTCGACGGTGCAACCTATAACAAGGAGCTCAACGGCAACCCAGGCCCCTTCAAGGGATGGAACGGATCCATCACCGGAGGAGCAACCGTCCTACAATCAACTTCTTACGGGCAGACGTTTACCCTGGGAACTTCGCTCGTCCGCACTATCCCCGAGGCCGCTTACCTTCCCCTGCGCACCCGCAGCACCTTCAACCTGCTGGAGACCTACGGCAAACTGACGCAGCCCGTCATTCCCAACCCAACCAACCTGCCCGACTCCGTCGCAAAGACCAACATCTTCCACACCGACTTCGAGCACGATAAGTACTTCACCTCGCGCTTCTACATGCTCGGCGGCGTCTCCTACGACCACAACTTCTCCCAGGGCCTCGCCCTCCAGCAGATCTACGGGGCTGGCGCCGGCTACACCATCCTTCTGGACTCCGTGCAGCAGCTCGACGCCAAGGCCGACGTTCACTACGAGCGCCAGCACTTCACCCAGTACCCACTACCCGCCGTCTCAAGCCCCGACCAGAATCTGATCGGCTCCACCTTCGGCGAAGCCTACAAACGCACACTCCCGGGCAAGATTCTCTTTACGCAGAGCGGGACCTACATCCAGTCGTGGAACAACACCAACGCCTGGTCCACGATCGGCGCCTTTGGCCTCGCGCTGCCTGTCTACCACCGCTTCAGCCTGAGCGTGAACTTCCTCGACAACTACCTCAACAATCCGGCCATCGGATTCAAGAAGAACTCCATGCAGTTCATCACCGGAGTCACGTATACCCTCCGCTAG
- a CDS encoding OmpA family protein has product MAQQAPGDDNKITKESEGVYLYKVKVVQRDLDAVNYLHRSGSTKIAFKGTALLPMAKGEAKVTSERGGIVIDARFQGLTPANGFGREYLTYVLWAITPDGRPNNLGEVLPSGTKNNITVTTALQSFGLVVTAEPYFSVTQPSDVVVLENQIIQDKTTGVLEKVNAHYMLLPRGTYAETAGSKSVLDPITRNEKYPLELYEANNAIRIAQDAGAEKYAQDIYRESMRDLKNATDILTGKKPDQKMGITYARQAVQRAEDARLVTLRKQAAERQRNAELAQQQAETQAQQSALDAERAKAAQAQADAQRARAEAAAALAQAQAAQAQAQAAAAAKSADSAKEARERLLSQLNSVLATSESARGLIVNMSDVLFETGKYNLKPATQISLAKVSGILQAYPGLKLQVEGYTDNVGSEQFNQKLSENRAGAVRDFLVTQGVKPDNIVATGYGMAKPVADNSTAKGRALNRRVQLVVSGDAIGVQQQGPDAAAPPAAPAQPNATGTSNPPQ; this is encoded by the coding sequence ATGGCGCAGCAGGCGCCCGGTGACGACAACAAGATTACGAAGGAGTCGGAGGGGGTTTACCTCTATAAGGTGAAGGTCGTGCAGCGCGACCTGGATGCGGTGAACTATCTGCACCGCAGCGGGTCGACGAAGATCGCGTTCAAGGGGACGGCTCTGCTGCCGATGGCCAAGGGCGAGGCCAAGGTGACGAGCGAACGCGGCGGTATCGTGATCGACGCCAGGTTTCAGGGACTGACGCCGGCCAACGGCTTTGGCCGCGAGTATCTGACCTATGTGCTTTGGGCGATTACCCCCGATGGCAGGCCAAACAACCTGGGCGAGGTCTTGCCTTCAGGGACGAAGAACAACATTACGGTGACCACGGCGTTGCAGTCGTTCGGGCTGGTAGTGACGGCCGAGCCGTACTTTTCGGTGACGCAGCCGAGCGATGTGGTGGTTCTGGAAAACCAGATTATTCAGGACAAGACGACGGGCGTGCTGGAGAAGGTGAACGCGCACTATATGCTGCTGCCGCGCGGGACGTATGCGGAGACGGCTGGGTCGAAGTCGGTACTGGACCCGATTACGCGGAATGAGAAGTATCCTCTTGAGCTGTATGAGGCCAACAATGCGATCCGCATCGCGCAGGATGCAGGGGCGGAGAAGTATGCGCAGGACATCTATCGCGAGTCGATGCGCGATCTGAAGAACGCCACCGATATTCTTACCGGAAAGAAGCCCGATCAGAAGATGGGGATCACTTACGCTCGTCAGGCGGTGCAGAGGGCCGAGGATGCCCGGCTGGTGACGCTGCGGAAGCAGGCGGCGGAACGTCAGCGGAATGCGGAACTGGCCCAGCAGCAGGCTGAGACGCAGGCGCAGCAGTCTGCTCTTGATGCCGAGCGAGCGAAGGCGGCACAGGCGCAGGCGGATGCGCAGCGCGCGCGCGCGGAGGCAGCTGCTGCTCTTGCGCAGGCACAGGCCGCACAGGCGCAGGCCCAGGCGGCTGCGGCAGCCAAGAGCGCGGACAGTGCAAAGGAAGCCAGGGAGCGTCTGCTGTCACAACTGAACAGCGTACTGGCTACGAGCGAATCGGCCCGGGGCCTGATTGTGAATATGTCGGACGTGCTCTTCGAGACGGGCAAGTACAATCTGAAGCCCGCAACGCAGATCAGCCTGGCCAAGGTTTCAGGGATTCTACAGGCGTATCCGGGGCTGAAGCTTCAGGTGGAGGGGTATACCGACAACGTGGGCAGCGAACAGTTCAACCAGAAGCTGTCGGAGAATCGCGCGGGGGCGGTGAGGGATTTTCTGGTGACGCAGGGCGTGAAGCCGGACAACATCGTCGCGACGGGGTATGGCATGGCCAAGCCGGTGGCCGATAACAGCACCGCGAAGGGGCGGGCGCTGAACCGTCGTGTGCAACTGGTGGTGTCGGGCGATGCCATCGGGGTCCAGCAGCAGGGGCCGGATGCCGCGGCGCCGCCAGCGGCTCCGGCGCAACCGAATGCGACGGGGACGTCGAATCCGCCGCAATAG
- a CDS encoding fumarate hydratase, with translation MATIKQADFVQSVADALQYISYYHPEDFITNLTRAYELEQSPAAKDAMAQILINSRMCAEGHRPVCQDTGIVTAFVKVGMEARWDNDGKPLMTVQQMVDEGVRRAYLLPDNKLRASILADPAFSRKNTGDNTPSVVSVEMVTGGDVDVTVAAKGGGSEAKSKFAMLNPSDSIVDWVLKTVPTMGAGWCPPGMLGIGIGGTAEKAMVMAKESLMDPIDMQELIAREAAGEPVSKIEALRIELYRKINQLGIGAQGLGGLTTVLDIKILDYPTHAANLPIAMIPNCAATRHAHFHLDGSGPVALEPPSLESWPELTYDTSKARRVNLDTVTREEVKTWKPGEVLLLNGKLLTGRDAAHKRMTDMLNKGEKLPVDFTNRFIYYVGPVDAVREEAVGPAGPTTATRMDKFTRQMLEQTGLLGMVGKAERGQAAIDAIEEFGAVYLMAVGGAAYLVSKAIRSSKLLGFGDLGMEAIYEFDVVDMPVTVAVDSKGTSVHQTGPAEWQARIAGALGGVPILQ, from the coding sequence ATGGCCACCATCAAGCAAGCCGATTTCGTCCAGTCCGTCGCCGACGCGTTGCAGTACATCAGCTACTACCATCCTGAGGACTTCATCACCAACCTGACGCGCGCCTATGAGCTGGAGCAGTCGCCTGCGGCGAAGGACGCGATGGCGCAGATCCTCATCAACTCGCGCATGTGCGCCGAGGGGCATCGGCCCGTCTGCCAGGACACCGGCATTGTGACCGCCTTTGTGAAGGTAGGCATGGAGGCTCGCTGGGACAACGACGGGAAGCCGCTGATGACCGTGCAGCAGATGGTCGACGAGGGCGTTCGCCGCGCCTACCTGCTGCCGGACAACAAGCTGCGGGCTAGCATCCTGGCCGACCCGGCGTTTTCGCGTAAGAACACGGGCGACAACACGCCTTCTGTCGTCTCGGTGGAGATGGTCACGGGCGGCGACGTGGATGTGACGGTCGCGGCCAAGGGCGGCGGGTCCGAGGCGAAGTCGAAGTTCGCCATGCTGAATCCCTCGGACTCGATTGTGGACTGGGTGCTCAAGACGGTGCCGACGATGGGCGCGGGGTGGTGCCCGCCGGGGATGCTGGGCATCGGCATCGGCGGCACGGCGGAGAAGGCGATGGTGATGGCGAAGGAGTCGCTGATGGACCCGATCGACATGCAGGAGCTGATCGCGCGCGAAGCAGCCGGCGAGCCTGTCAGCAAAATAGAAGCCCTTCGCATCGAGCTTTACCGCAAGATCAACCAGCTCGGCATCGGAGCGCAGGGGTTGGGCGGGCTCACAACGGTTCTGGACATCAAGATTCTGGACTACCCGACGCATGCGGCGAACCTGCCGATTGCGATGATCCCCAACTGTGCGGCGACGCGGCACGCACACTTCCACCTCGACGGCTCGGGGCCGGTGGCGCTGGAGCCGCCGTCGCTCGAGAGCTGGCCGGAGCTGACCTACGACACATCCAAGGCTCGGCGCGTGAACCTCGACACCGTCACCCGCGAAGAGGTGAAGACGTGGAAGCCGGGCGAGGTGCTGCTGCTGAACGGCAAGCTGCTAACCGGCCGCGACGCCGCGCACAAGCGCATGACCGACATGCTGAACAAGGGCGAGAAGCTGCCGGTGGACTTCACGAACCGATTCATCTACTACGTCGGCCCGGTGGACGCCGTGCGCGAAGAGGCCGTCGGCCCCGCAGGCCCCACGACCGCCACGCGCATGGACAAGTTCACGCGGCAGATGCTCGAGCAGACGGGTCTGCTGGGTATGGTGGGCAAGGCCGAGCGCGGTCAGGCTGCAATCGACGCCATCGAGGAGTTTGGCGCGGTGTACCTGATGGCCGTGGGTGGCGCGGCGTACCTCGTCTCGAAGGCGATTCGAAGCAGCAAGCTGCTGGGCTTCGGCGACCTGGGCATGGAGGCGATCTACGAGTTCGACGTGGTCGACATGCCGGTGACGGTGGCAGTGGACTCGAAGGGCACGAGCGTGCACCAGACAGGGCCGGCAGAGTGGCAGGCGAGGATCGCAGGTGCGCTGGGCGGGGTGCCGATTCTGCAGTAA